AAcctgcaatgccaaaaaatgcatgccaaatccacaagtcttgtgatgccactgcttcaagcatgattgtgggctttccatgatcacctcgggtgaattgacctttccacgcaactggacaattcttccattcccaatgcatacaatcaatagaacccaacatacctggaaatccacgagactcgccccattgaagtaagcgggtaatgtcttcctggttcgggcgcctcaagtatgtttcaccaaatactgcacacacaccttccacaaaattctttaagcactcaattgcagtactttcaccaattcgaacgtactcgtcaacactgtcagcaggtgatccgtacgccaacatacgaatagcggtgatgcacttttgtaatggtgacaggccttgtcttccaactgcatcgacagacattaaaaagtacgggtcatgagacCCAAGGGCCCCTACAATTCTGAGGAACACATGCTTTCGCATTCGAAACCTTCGTCGGAAAAGCTCTTCCGTGTACACAGGATTTTCGGAGAAGTAGTCATTCCACAACCGCTCGTTCCCAgcttcacgatctctctctatcacctTTCTTGTTCGCTTGGGCCTAACGGTGTTGGCACGTCGTTGATAAAACTCCATCTCCTCCTGCATCATATCTTCTATAGTCGTGTCATTGATAAGTTCGTCAATGACAACGTCGTAAATGTCCAAGTCGGCCATATTGTTTGGATCCATTCTATGACACAATGAGAAACTATCAGTATAATTGGATAGGAGGAAGACGATATGAGAGGACAAAACAACTCTTGAATGTTGAGATGAATGAAATATGACatgtataaataagagaaacaacaacggctatattccacaacggctatataccccaacggctatattccccaacggctatattctccaacggctccccaacgactatattccccaacggctatattctccaacggctatattccccaacggctatattctccaacggctatattccccaacggctatattccccaacggctatattccccaacgactatattctcgaacgactatattccccaacgactatatagaacacataagtagaaacgcagtacacacattaagaaaaattcgaatactgaaattacaacattaatgcagattacataagtagaaatgctaaaattacaacactgatgcaatacacataagtagaaatgctaaaattacaacactaatgcagaatcaataagtagaaatgctaaaatcacaacattggcacacgctaagaaagacaacaacaagaattaagacattcctagttctttcatggcgaattcaactaggcgctgatgcgttgctaactgcacctcgttcatttcagatgtgtcctccataaggatatctttgtattccttcaataaccgcgccttttgaagtttgtttttttcctttctcaccTCTAGTTcttcagtcttgagcttctcaaaACTCGCAAGGAATCCCAGTTTAGCTTTCCCAATGGCTATCATCTCGGAGTTAGGAACATAATCGAGATCACTTGAAGCTGTGTCTCCTactttggccttccttttcTGGTTCTTTTTTCCCAACGGGCGGGTTGCTGGTTGTGTGGCCTCATATTCGTCGCCCTCGATTGATGCACTCCGGTCAGACGATGTTGCATACACCCCATCTACTGACTTCTTCTGCCTCGTTGAACTGGTTGTCATAAATGTTCCCTTCCACTTTGGTTCATCCTTCACCAACCGCcattcattctcatgtttgaaatctttacctgtatctacatgatataattgatgcgccgtagccatgatgtccttatctgagtgtccacttttccaatgattgaaggctttagtgtggcaaccgacaaatttttgaagatcagcattcaatttattaaaatgagattTCAGGGATAACCATGTCCTCGAAGGAGAGGCATCGTCGCGGTACTCCTCATATTGGGCTCGAATCTTATTCCAAAACAAAtatgacttttgctcatttcccacgacccgatcggtagaaacgttgagccatgattgaagaagaagtatattatctttaccactccatttggtgcgtttctttccggattcttcaagatcaatatcatctagacccCGTTGAGTAGAAAATTCAGGCTCATCGGGCATAGCCTCACATTGTGTACTTGAGACTTTTGAACTACTGCTGCTACCAGTAGGAGGTGCTTGGTATTGTGGTGGATACATGCAATATTGTGGATTGTTTGGATAAGGCATTTGTGGTGGATATGGTCCCATTTGACCCTGAGGTTGGTTTTGATGGTAGAACGATTGTGGAAACATTTGATACGAAGGATTTTGAACATTACCACCGGTGtgaggaggttggttttgagggtgacacatctgcggatgttggctttgtggttgatacatttgcggatgtgggttttgttgttggaacatcggcttaggttggctttgcgggcgaatcacctgcgaatgttggttttgttgttggaacaccatcataggttggctttgcgggtgaatcatctgcggaggttggttttgtggcggaaacataggcgaaggttgcaaaccttcacttgtaggaggtgtttcattgtcgagcagtggataatattgctcataaggattagacattttgagaattttgagaatttttggacaagagagaaattgtgggagtaaatgttggtgtttcaaatggtctactgcactatatataaggtaaagaagctgagaattgaaaaaacggtCGGTAAAGAAGCTGATAATTGAAAAAACGGTCAGAAAACCGGTCAAACcggtcaatttaaaaaaattcaaaaaaaaaagcccaaacgggcagaaaaccggctccagccggtgggatgaccggctcagccggtcacccactatataatCTATTTTTCCTCACTCTCACCCTCAGACCCAACCCTCAACCCTAGCCgctcctctcttcttcctctcttctctcacgctcagcttcttcaacctctctCACTCACCTCCTTCCTCAAGCTCtcactcaccttcttcttttccCCTTCCTCTTTCCCCCTTCCTCTTCCACGACCTGCAGCGTCTCCTTTTCCCCTTCCTCTCACCCACCACCGCaacaaacacccaccaccgccAACAAACAACCTCAACCGCCaacaaacacccaccaccggCCACGATGCAgcatccaccgccaccaaaacccacctcacACCCATCGAAACCCACCTCACCAccaccaaacacccaccaccgcaGCTAAAACCTACCCCAGCCGCCACCAAAGCTTCAATCAAGACCCAGATCGCCCCTCAAGCTTCTGGATCAGACATGCAAGGTGCTTGATCGGTGGTCCAAGCTTTAATTTTTGCTGCTCACTTTGCTCCctcttccttattttttttcatgtaaCCCAGATCATGAGggtaaagttttaatttttattgtaaagtaataatttttattttaaagtttgAATTTTGTTGTAATCAAATTGTTGTTTTGGAGTTctgttgttcatcttcttccaagTTCCTTCAATCTGTTTTTTTCCCTCTGAATTCTGGAGCATTCGGTTGaagaaagtgagagaaaataataattttaaatgctaagaaaccaaaaagcagagttccttgtgcaaggaactcTGCACTGTTGCTAAGATACCAGAAGTGCCAACTAGGCATGCTCCAATGCTGCAAAAAATAGGATACGGTttcttagcaactccagctgggttaagaaaccagcgttggagttgctcttagttGGTATCTTTGGGTCTGGAGTCTTCATGCTATGCTTTTGAATGGTCCACCTCTATATTTATGCAATatattgtttttctttctatatattctcactagtattttttacccgtgcgatgcacggggatattcatttttttatggcgtaaaattttaaaatatgtgttaTTATTGTTATATGTATTAAAAGATAATGGACATTGATATTAATATCGCCCACACCTATCATTATCATCCCCAATGTGTatcacactttaaagtgtgttacATTTTCTACCGCTACACATTAGGATGATTGGTATTAATAAGAGTGCGTGTAGTACTTTTAACAATGACCAAAAGATAATTTACAGATTAATAAAGGATATAgtttaattttagatataagaacATATTAATTTGTAAATACTTTTTCATGATAAATGTGTTGGTTTTTGTCTTGCAGAAAAgaaactattatatatatatatataaatatatatatatatatgtgtgtgtttttcatccttatttattttaatcaatAAACATATAAAAAGAAATCTAAGAAATAAAAGGGagtaaaaaaagagagaaaaaatgaaaatacataAGAGTTTTAAGCTAGGCAAATTTGATGTGAATTTAGGTAATTTTcatatagatttttattttttgtttcatgtAGAATGAAAGTAACTTTCCCCTAAGAGAGATAACCTCATAATGATATGAATGTTCTGGACTCGAATCCTTCAAAGAAAGAATTCTtacccaaaaagaaagtaattttcatttttctgtgtGGAGGTAACAGTAGTTTTCATATAGAATAATTGTTCATTGAGcacaaaaacattaaaaaatggaaaatataaaTAGGTTTTGACTCGGGAAGTTTTAATTCAAGTCATAGTATTGTGACCCGTGAAATACATggagatattcatttttgtttatcatgtgtattttttcatattcttagttatttttatagatttactAAAAGAAGAATCATGAATTAAAAGAATACAattcattttaaatataaaaattgttgAATCTGCTTCACACTGGTGTTGTCATGCCTGAAGTCGATGAGTTTAGTGGATGTTCTTGGAAGTTTATTCATCTTGGAGTTCTGGCGGATTTGTTTTGCGTTTTTTTAAGCCAGGAAAAGGTTTTTACTTAGATATCCAAATAACTTTACTATGGAGTATGTATATGAATCTCacatagaaaagaagaacttacCTAGAAAAAATTGGCGCCCTTGACTGACTATATCCCAAAATAATTTGTGCACTTGGTATTTTCATCATTGCACCTTGAATTAATCTCAGTTgcaaggtcttcagaacttacaCTTAAGCTACTTAACGCTCAATTCCTAATATGCTTCTACCAAACATGGTTCCTTTCAACTGTGTACCCAACCTCGAACTTCATCATCAACATCACAAGTTTTTGGTCTTACACGGATGAACTATCACAACTAAAATTTCTTCGTTATTTTCTTGGCTTAAGTACACCACCATCTGGTCTGCGTATAAGCCTCAAAGTGTACACACCAGTTGATTGCCTCTGCAATTTTCATTCttattttaacaaaataaaCCTAATGATTTAGGGGAgtctaaaaaatttaatataatcaatcaatgtATTAAAAAGACTCACGCCGAATCGTGCAGCGCAACATTTATATGCATATTTGTCTTCCCATCCTTTTCACTTTCTATTAATCCACCTTTTTTCAACTAAATGCCCATTAACATCTAAcataaaaaaagataaagattaataataaactacAATGTGGAGCATGCAATTGTTGTTGTATGAGAAGTAACCTAGCAAGTATTAGTCATTAGCAAAACCCGTTTTGCTAGATTTTTTTAACCGTTTGGCAAGGTTTTGGTAAGGTCTGCAGAATCCTAGAGGGTATTTTTTGGCTGGTTTTGCTTTTTGTATCCCCTTTGAGGAGGGTGAATATCATGTATATCTCCTCATCTTTATTtcaatacattttcactttcaaaaaaagtaTTAGTCATTAGCGGTTGTCTGAATTTTAGGAAGTGGTACATTATAATATTTTGCTCCATAAATTGTGTCACTTGTAGTCTCTTTAACTTTAGAGATGTCCATTAAAGTAATCTTGTATTTATACTTTGTGACTCTACATTTCTTAGCAGATGTTTGAgccataaaattctgaatcatATAAACTTGTCCTTCACACAATGTGTCACTAAACTGTGCTATTTGACTCCGGCCAAAGGTTGCATGGATCATCGAGAtctgttttattttcaaaatgaaaatttccaATTATAAAAATTCATGGTTTTGTATGGTAAAAATAAATAGTTTGAATTAGGTACCATGAAAATGGGAAAAACTATTAAAACAGAATACATGTTCATCGATTAAGAGCAACTTAATACTATTAACAACTTGAGGTTTTTTGAAATCTCTTATTTCCCACACATGGAGCACACAAACTCTGAAATATCGGATACCTTATGCAAAGTTTGGGCCAtcaaaaagaaatattttattaggtgtttcaattttacatgatgaaatcaagttgaaaatcatcatgaaaaaaaaaatgttagaacACATATAAACATTCTAGGCTAGTACGTCAATAGTTACCCCTTGAATATATGTACATGAGAAAAGGGCTTGAACCTTGAGcatttgaaaaaacaaaagcaaatacaTAAACAAAGATTATGTGAATAACACATGTTGAATGAGTATTGACACTTATTTATATACTTGTAGAGAGAAGGGTTATCGTATTATTTTGGTAAGatgttatttaatattaagtttgtctttttgaatttcataacccataagaaataaataataataaatttatttaaaatatttttgaagttAATAGTAGAACTCTATAGAATGgcattgatgaaggaagttcaagaggaagagatatgagaatttttttattgaatgacctttaacttttaaggtttagTATTACTATTAATTATGAGTTGATTAGAGCttaaacaaatctaaactaataaAATGTATCTTATGGAATGCCCTATGttttttagtgatatcatatttaatattaattttgtcttatgaaatttcataaccaatatgaattaaatagtaataaatttttttaaaataatattgagattaatagtagaaagttatagACTAACATTGATAGAGGAAGTTCAAGGGGAAATGGATAGggatgttttcttttctttttctatcacatgtttgggatatttatttttataattatgtatatttttatttaatattaaatttgtctttttaaatttcataactcataaacAATAATAAATTTACTTAAAATAATTGTGAAGGTAATAGTAGAAGTCcatagaatgacattgatgaaggaagttcaagaggaaggaGTATATGAGTGTTTTTGTTTATTGaatgacctttaacttttaaggtttattattaatattaattattagttgattaatgtttcaacaaatataaactaataatatgtgtctCATAGAATTCCTACTCTCAAGCGGTTAAAACTATAAAGACG
This portion of the Lotus japonicus ecotype B-129 chromosome 3, LjGifu_v1.2 genome encodes:
- the LOC130748260 gene encoding uncharacterized protein LOC130748260, which translates into the protein MDPNNMADLDIYDVVIDELINDTTIEDMMQEEMEFYQRRANTVRPKRTRKVIERDREAGNERLWNDYFSENPVYTEELFRRRFRMRKHVFLRIVGALGSHDPYFLMSVDAVGRQGLSPLQKCITAIRMLAYGSPADSVDEYVRIGESTAIECLKNFVEGVCAVFGETYLRRPNQEDITRLLQWGESRGFPGMLGSIDCMHWEWKNCPVAWKGQFTRGDHGKPTIMLEAVASQDLWIWHAFFGIAGSNNDINVLNQSPVFNEVLSGNAPMVNFSVNGTMYNMGYYLADGIYPPWATFVKTISMPQGEKRQKFAKRQEGARKDVERAFGVLQSRFAIVRGPSRFWHPNEMKSIMYACIILHNMIVEDERNTYRGNFVYDQVNNDILDAEVVSGPIPAFRNILERRAHQIDRSIHHQLQADLVEHIWQLPENENNEN